The Pyrobaculum sp. 3827-6 genome has a segment encoding these proteins:
- a CDS encoding 30S ribosomal protein S30e: MPSHGSLTKAGKVRNQTPKIPAKPRKNLTPRRRNIRNYKRRVLYATSQASAAPEA; encoded by the coding sequence ATGCCATCTCACGGATCGCTGACAAAAGCCGGCAAGGTGAGGAATCAGACTCCGAAAATCCCGGCAAAGCCTAGGAAAAACCTCACGCCGAGGAGGAGAAATATTAGGAACTACAAGAGGAGGGTACTGTACGCCACGTCGCAAGCCTCCGCCGCGCCAGAGGCCTAG
- the trpD gene encoding anthranilate phosphoribosyltransferase produces MDLKTLLKKLGNGQTLTSEEAYALGRLILSGSASDVEVAAALTAMRVRGESAEEIASFVKMAREFAVRVPLKSGAIDTAGTGGDGAGTINLSTAAAVVAAAAGARVLKHGNRSASGMFGSADFMEAVGYNLDLGPERAAELVESVGFAFVFAPRYHPAFARVAPVRRQLPFRTIFNIVGPLANPGLVRRQLIGVAEPRLLEVVSGAAAELGFEHAVVVHGSGVDEVSTEGETVVYEVRGGKVERYRLGPRDLGAPAVPLPRAGNREEAVARALAGLRGEDRDAAVAIAVNAAFALYVAGVARDPRDGFELAMKTIGDGAAYRKLVEAVEASRR; encoded by the coding sequence GTGGATCTAAAGACGCTTCTTAAAAAACTGGGCAACGGCCAGACGCTCACCTCCGAAGAGGCCTACGCCCTGGGAAGGCTGATTCTCTCCGGCTCGGCGAGCGACGTCGAGGTGGCGGCCGCCCTCACAGCAATGAGGGTTAGGGGCGAGTCCGCAGAAGAGATCGCAAGCTTTGTAAAAATGGCTAGGGAATTCGCCGTGAGAGTCCCCCTCAAGTCGGGCGCCATCGACACTGCGGGGACCGGCGGCGACGGCGCCGGGACGATCAACCTCTCAACAGCGGCTGCAGTTGTAGCCGCGGCGGCTGGGGCGAGGGTGTTGAAGCACGGCAACCGCTCCGCGTCGGGGATGTTCGGTAGCGCAGATTTTATGGAGGCGGTGGGGTACAACCTGGATCTCGGCCCCGAGAGGGCGGCGGAGCTTGTTGAGTCTGTGGGGTTTGCCTTTGTCTTCGCGCCGAGGTACCACCCGGCGTTTGCAAGAGTGGCCCCAGTGAGGAGGCAGTTGCCCTTCCGCACTATTTTCAACATCGTGGGGCCTCTGGCGAACCCCGGGCTGGTGAGGAGGCAGTTGATAGGCGTGGCGGAGCCGCGTCTGCTGGAGGTGGTGTCCGGCGCGGCGGCGGAGCTGGGGTTTGAACACGCCGTCGTCGTCCACGGGTCTGGGGTAGACGAGGTGTCTACAGAAGGCGAGACTGTGGTTTACGAGGTGCGGGGCGGGAAGGTGGAGAGGTACAGGTTGGGGCCTAGGGATCTGGGCGCCCCAGCCGTGCCGCTCCCCAGGGCTGGCAACAGGGAGGAGGCCGTGGCCAGGGCGCTGGCGGGGCTGAGGGGGGAGGACAGAGACGCCGCCGTGGCCATCGCGGTGAACGCCGCGTTTGCCCTATACGTCGCAGGCGTGGCGAGGGACCCGCGGGACGGCTTTGAGCTTGCCATGAAGACCATAGGGGACGGCGCGGCTTATAGAAAGCTCGTGGAGGCGGTGGAGGCGTCGAGGAGATGA
- a CDS encoding aminodeoxychorismate/anthranilate synthase component II, with translation MDLTLIVDNYDSFVYNIAHYVAEAGSRPIVLRNDEVSVKLVERIRPDRIIISPGPGHPENPRDVGASPDIVREFSGRVPILGVCMGHQIIGAVFGAKVRRARTIKHGKTSEVRHYGGALYLGVPEVFKAMRYHSLVIDDPPAVLKVEAVSLDDGEIMGIRHVEHPTFGVQFHPESIGTPHGLRIIKNFVDLA, from the coding sequence ATGGACCTGACTCTCATCGTCGACAACTACGACAGCTTTGTCTACAACATCGCCCACTACGTAGCCGAGGCGGGTAGCAGGCCGATTGTACTGCGCAACGACGAAGTGTCAGTGAAGCTCGTGGAGAGGATTAGGCCGGATAGGATAATTATATCGCCTGGGCCGGGCCACCCGGAGAATCCCAGAGACGTGGGGGCGTCGCCGGACATCGTCCGGGAGTTCTCCGGCAGGGTGCCCATACTCGGCGTATGTATGGGGCATCAAATCATCGGCGCGGTGTTCGGCGCGAAGGTGCGGAGAGCCCGCACGATTAAACACGGCAAGACGAGCGAGGTGCGCCACTACGGGGGGGCGCTGTACCTAGGGGTGCCCGAGGTCTTCAAGGCGATGAGATACCACAGCCTCGTAATCGACGATCCCCCCGCCGTGCTGAAGGTGGAGGCCGTCTCGCTAGACGACGGGGAGATAATGGGCATTAGACATGTGGAGCACCCCACATTCGGCGTTCAGTTCCACCCCGAGTCCATAGGCACACCCCACGGGCTGAGAATTATAAAAAACTTCGTCGACCTTGCGTGA
- the trpA gene encoding tryptophan synthase subunit alpha, translating to MLRRPGLGVYLVAGWPNREIYGRVVKELGGVVDFYELGVPTRNPKYDGPYIRKAHREVEAPTWLRPEVPTYAMAYWEDYRANPTKLFNLAAEVGARGVLAPDLLIDFHEDLDAYVKLCREFGLAPVFFVPGKFPHKLVERLAAAGPDFIYLGLYAATGIELPVYVERNVRIIRQLVGDVYVVAGFAVDTPAKAARLVEAGADGVVVGTAFMRRLQKSPEEALAFLREIKAALR from the coding sequence ATGTTGCGCAGACCCGGCCTCGGGGTGTACCTCGTTGCGGGCTGGCCCAACAGAGAGATTTACGGGAGGGTGGTGAAGGAGCTGGGCGGCGTCGTAGACTTCTACGAGCTAGGCGTCCCCACGCGAAACCCCAAGTACGACGGCCCCTACATCAGAAAGGCCCATAGAGAGGTGGAGGCCCCCACGTGGCTGAGGCCGGAGGTGCCGACCTACGCCATGGCTTACTGGGAAGACTACCGAGCCAACCCCACGAAGCTCTTCAACCTGGCGGCCGAGGTAGGCGCCAGGGGGGTGCTGGCCCCCGATCTGCTGATAGACTTCCACGAAGACCTTGATGCGTACGTAAAGCTGTGCAGAGAGTTCGGGCTCGCCCCGGTGTTCTTCGTGCCGGGGAAGTTCCCGCACAAACTAGTGGAGAGGCTCGCCGCCGCGGGGCCCGACTTCATATACCTCGGCCTCTACGCCGCGACGGGGATCGAGCTCCCCGTCTACGTGGAGAGGAACGTCAGGATAATCCGCCAGCTGGTGGGCGACGTCTACGTCGTGGCTGGCTTCGCCGTGGACACCCCGGCCAAGGCGGCTAGGCTTGTGGAGGCCGGGGCAGACGGCGTGGTGGTAGGCACAGCCTTTATGAGGCGGTTGCAGAAAAGCCCAGAGGAGGCCCTGGCCTTCCTCCGCGAGATCAAGGCGGCGCTTAGATGA
- the tsaA gene encoding tRNA (N6-threonylcarbamoyladenosine(37)-N6)-methyltransferase TrmO yields MECFEPIGYVRHRYSNEEVRSRRFVDAVVEVLPQFEEGLAGIEEFSHVIIVAWLHKFRGRPLKVRPKRVAGAPEVGVFATDSPDRPNPIGITIARLVRREGRFLHVDGVDLFDGTPVLDIKALSPRRCPAGVSAPWWAD; encoded by the coding sequence ATGGAGTGTTTCGAGCCGATTGGATACGTGAGGCATAGGTACAGCAACGAGGAGGTGAGAAGCAGGAGGTTTGTAGACGCCGTGGTTGAGGTTCTGCCGCAGTTCGAAGAGGGGCTGGCAGGCATCGAGGAGTTCAGCCACGTCATAATAGTGGCGTGGCTTCACAAATTTAGAGGCCGCCCCCTCAAGGTGAGACCCAAGCGGGTGGCGGGCGCGCCTGAGGTGGGGGTCTTCGCCACCGACAGCCCAGACAGGCCTAACCCCATAGGCATCACCATAGCCCGCTTGGTAAGGCGCGAGGGCAGGTTTCTACACGTAGACGGAGTCGACCTCTTCGACGGCACGCCAGTCCTCGACATAAAGGCGCTGTCGCCCAGGAGGTGCCCTGCGGGGGTATCCGCCCCCTGGTGGGCTGATTGA
- a CDS encoding anion transporter yields the protein MIQDAVVAAVLILLVVGGMAARPLYPKLPTWSLMSLAAFIAVFIGPLTVDDVPHVVNFEVVLFLVGMFSIVALAELSGLLDAFAYWFISLFKTRLAIYVASSLLFGLLSAFAVNDTVALMGPPVAAAIARAAGIEHRHMFLLLAFSLTIGSAMTPIGNPQNMLIAVESGIKAPFITFLQYLAVPTLINLVVTPLLLFKILGLKNGRVEYSAVPLELIRNTRDAAVAAVALLGTVAAMVLNDLAALSGQPHIHNIGFIPFVAASFLYFFAASPREVLARVEWGTIVFFMTMFITMEAIWRGGVLQPLISAALPTYQGKPSDILAIALISTALSQLLSNVPFVNLFTTYLHHLGVDDPKAWVALAMASTIAGNLTLLGAASNIIILEVLETRFHSTITFAQFMKYGALVTALNLAVYLPFLLI from the coding sequence ATGATCCAAGACGCCGTGGTGGCGGCGGTGCTTATACTCCTCGTGGTGGGGGGCATGGCGGCTAGGCCCCTCTACCCTAAGTTGCCCACCTGGTCCCTTATGTCGCTTGCCGCCTTTATAGCTGTGTTCATAGGCCCGCTTACTGTAGACGACGTGCCGCACGTGGTGAATTTCGAGGTGGTGCTGTTCCTAGTGGGGATGTTTTCAATAGTTGCCCTGGCGGAGCTCAGCGGGTTGCTAGACGCATTCGCCTACTGGTTCATATCTCTGTTCAAGACCAGGCTGGCTATATACGTGGCGTCGTCTCTCCTCTTCGGCCTCCTCTCGGCCTTCGCGGTTAACGATACGGTGGCTCTTATGGGCCCCCCGGTGGCGGCGGCTATTGCACGCGCCGCGGGGATTGAACACCGCCACATGTTTCTACTACTCGCCTTCTCCCTCACCATCGGCTCGGCGATGACGCCGATTGGAAACCCCCAGAATATGTTGATAGCTGTGGAGTCCGGGATCAAGGCCCCCTTCATAACCTTCCTCCAGTACCTAGCCGTCCCCACCCTGATAAACCTAGTGGTTACCCCGTTACTCCTCTTCAAAATCCTCGGCCTCAAGAACGGGAGGGTGGAGTACTCGGCCGTGCCGCTGGAGTTGATACGAAACACCCGCGATGCCGCGGTGGCGGCCGTGGCTCTGCTGGGCACGGTGGCCGCCATGGTGCTTAACGACCTAGCCGCGCTGTCGGGGCAGCCACATATCCACAACATCGGCTTCATACCGTTCGTTGCCGCGTCTTTCCTCTACTTCTTCGCCGCGTCCCCCCGGGAGGTCCTCGCCAGAGTGGAGTGGGGCACCATAGTCTTCTTCATGACGATGTTTATCACAATGGAGGCCATATGGCGCGGCGGCGTACTCCAGCCGCTTATATCAGCCGCCCTCCCCACCTACCAAGGCAAGCCCAGCGACATACTAGCCATAGCCCTCATATCTACAGCCCTGAGCCAGTTGCTCAGCAACGTCCCCTTCGTAAACCTCTTCACCACCTATCTACACCATCTGGGGGTCGACGACCCCAAGGCCTGGGTGGCCCTCGCCATGGCCTCCACCATAGCCGGCAACCTAACGCTTCTAGGTGCTGCATCCAATATCATTATTCTCGAGGTTTTGGAGACGAGGTTCCACTCCACCATAACCTTTGCCCAGTTTATGAAGTACGGGGCGCTTGTGACGGCTCTAAACCTGGCGGTGTACCTCCCCTTCCTCCTCATCTAA
- a CDS encoding chorismate-binding protein produces MRKVPLSKLPPPRELAGGLYGGGEEFVALLESGMGYAERSRFSLVAWGVSREYVSWGADVYDVAYEAYRELGRFASPFGGDVVIGAVSYDASAYVEPLLLRYGKVDRTLPAAFFVKPAGWVLYDKLLGRAYVHGELPRLGRRGEEPLAVRGPVAGTDEASFKRWVGEARRRIEEGEIFQVVLSRYLDYAVAGDVFALYTSLASANPSPYMYFVRWRGLHLLGTSPELLVKVQGDRAETHPIAGTRPRGATEEEDLALEEDMLRDEKELAEHYMLVDLARNDLGRVCRPGTVKVDELFAVEKYSRVQHLVSRVSCVLERKFSPVDALFATHPAGTVSGAPKVRAMEIIAELEDSPRGFYAGSLGFFSPSLSEFAIVIRTAILRDGLLRIQAGAGVVYDSTPEREYRETEAKLRALREALGVWT; encoded by the coding sequence ATGAGGAAGGTCCCTCTGTCTAAGCTCCCCCCGCCTAGGGAGCTGGCTGGGGGGCTGTACGGCGGGGGTGAGGAGTTTGTCGCACTTCTGGAGTCGGGTATGGGGTACGCGGAGCGTAGCCGGTTTAGCCTAGTGGCGTGGGGGGTCTCTAGGGAGTACGTATCGTGGGGGGCCGACGTCTACGACGTAGCGTACGAGGCTTATAGAGAGCTTGGGCGCTTCGCCTCTCCCTTTGGGGGCGACGTGGTGATCGGCGCCGTGTCCTACGACGCGTCGGCGTATGTGGAGCCCCTCCTCCTCCGCTACGGCAAGGTGGATAGGACTCTGCCCGCGGCCTTCTTCGTGAAGCCGGCGGGGTGGGTGCTCTACGACAAGTTGCTTGGGCGGGCCTATGTCCACGGCGAATTGCCCCGGCTGGGGCGGAGGGGGGAGGAGCCGCTTGCCGTGAGGGGGCCGGTGGCGGGTACAGACGAGGCCTCTTTTAAGAGGTGGGTTGGGGAGGCTAGGAGGAGGATTGAGGAGGGAGAGATTTTCCAGGTAGTGCTTTCTAGATATCTGGACTACGCCGTGGCCGGCGACGTCTTCGCGCTGTACACCTCCCTAGCCTCAGCCAACCCGTCGCCCTACATGTACTTCGTGAGGTGGAGGGGGCTACACCTGCTGGGCACGTCGCCGGAGCTGTTGGTTAAGGTGCAGGGGGACAGGGCCGAGACGCACCCCATCGCGGGGACGAGGCCCCGGGGGGCCACGGAGGAGGAGGACTTGGCGCTGGAGGAGGACATGTTGAGAGACGAGAAGGAGCTGGCTGAGCACTACATGTTGGTGGATTTGGCGCGGAACGACCTCGGCCGGGTGTGCAGGCCCGGAACGGTGAAGGTGGACGAGCTCTTCGCCGTGGAGAAGTACAGCAGGGTGCAACACCTAGTGTCTAGGGTGTCCTGCGTGCTTGAGAGGAAGTTCAGCCCTGTGGACGCCCTCTTCGCCACCCACCCGGCCGGCACAGTGTCGGGGGCGCCTAAGGTGAGGGCTATGGAGATAATAGCAGAGCTTGAAGACTCGCCGAGGGGGTTCTACGCAGGTTCGCTGGGCTTCTTCTCGCCTTCGCTATCGGAATTCGCCATTGTCATCAGAACCGCCATCCTCCGCGACGGTCTGTTGCGGATACAGGCGGGGGCCGGCGTTGTGTACGACTCCACCCCCGAGCGGGAGTATAGAGAGACCGAGGCGAAGCTGAGGGCGCTCCGCGAGGCGCTGGGGGTATGGACCTGA
- a CDS encoding TrpB-like pyridoxal phosphate-dependent enzyme: MVNRWYNIAADLPVALSPPRDPDEGESRVGLLTKILPSALIDQEFTAERWVSIPEKVRDVYRRVGRPTPLFRAEGLERALGVKTRIYYKFEGVLPVGSHKLNTAVAQAYYAKADGAVEVATETGAGQWGMAVSLAAALFGLRAVVFMTRSSYNSKRQRLTFMRAYGAVVYPSPSEVTEAGRRHFRPDHPGSLGIAISEAVEYVLSGERRRYLPGSVMEFVLMHQTVIGLEAVGQLPEEPDVAVACVGGGSNFAGFTYPMIGMKLRREGFEKTRFVAVESEAAPKLTRGEYRYDFPDAVGVLPMLKMYTLGHDYVPPAIHAAGLRYHGAAPSLSLLKRLGIVESLAYPQEEVMKAAVLFARSEGIVPAPESAHAIRAVIDLAKKLPDGSVIAFNLSGHGLLDADAYEKFLA, from the coding sequence GTGGTGAACCGATGGTACAACATCGCCGCGGATCTGCCTGTTGCCCTCTCGCCGCCGAGAGATCCCGACGAGGGTGAGAGCAGGGTTGGCCTCCTCACCAAGATCCTGCCCTCTGCCTTAATCGACCAGGAGTTCACCGCAGAGCGGTGGGTATCTATCCCGGAGAAGGTGCGGGATGTCTACAGACGGGTGGGGAGGCCGACGCCCCTCTTCAGAGCCGAGGGGCTGGAGAGGGCCCTCGGGGTAAAGACGAGGATCTACTACAAGTTTGAGGGGGTTCTGCCGGTGGGTAGCCACAAGCTCAATACCGCGGTGGCGCAGGCGTACTACGCAAAGGCGGACGGCGCCGTGGAGGTGGCCACGGAGACCGGGGCGGGGCAGTGGGGGATGGCCGTGTCGCTGGCGGCGGCGCTCTTCGGGCTGAGGGCTGTTGTGTTTATGACGAGGTCCTCCTACAACTCCAAGAGGCAGAGGCTGACCTTCATGCGTGCATACGGCGCCGTGGTGTACCCCAGCCCCAGCGAGGTGACCGAGGCCGGGAGGAGGCACTTCCGGCCGGATCACCCTGGCTCTCTGGGCATAGCCATATCCGAGGCGGTGGAGTACGTGCTGTCTGGCGAGAGGAGGAGGTACCTGCCCGGCAGCGTCATGGAGTTCGTCTTGATGCACCAGACAGTCATCGGGCTGGAGGCCGTGGGGCAACTACCGGAGGAGCCTGACGTCGCCGTGGCGTGTGTAGGGGGTGGCTCCAACTTCGCAGGCTTCACATACCCAATGATTGGTATGAAGCTGAGGAGAGAGGGGTTTGAGAAGACGCGGTTCGTCGCCGTGGAGTCGGAGGCGGCTCCCAAACTCACCAGGGGGGAGTATAGATACGACTTTCCAGACGCCGTGGGGGTGCTCCCGATGTTAAAAATGTATACCCTCGGCCACGACTACGTGCCGCCCGCCATACACGCCGCAGGGCTCCGCTACCACGGCGCGGCGCCCAGCCTCTCACTACTGAAGAGGCTGGGCATCGTGGAGTCCCTTGCCTACCCCCAGGAGGAGGTGATGAAGGCGGCCGTCCTATTCGCCAGATCTGAGGGCATTGTCCCGGCGCCTGAGTCGGCCCACGCCATTAGGGCAGTTATTGACCTGGCGAAGAAGTTGCCGGACGGCTCTGTAATCGCCTTCAACCTATCGGGCCACGGCCTTCTTGACGCCGACGCGTACGAGAAGTTTCTAGCATAA